The Hevea brasiliensis isolate MT/VB/25A 57/8 chromosome 1, ASM3005281v1, whole genome shotgun sequence genome has a window encoding:
- the LOC131183818 gene encoding uncharacterized protein LOC131183818 → MKEVVKKEVWKLLEAGIIYLIYDNSWVSPVHVVPKKGGVTIVKNENNELIPTRIVTGWRMCIDYRKLNSATRKDHFPLPFIYQMLERGIEVDKAKAEVIEKMPPPTSVKGIRSKKGAENVVADHLSRIKYESKDGNEEELPIDEFFSNEQLLVVVDALPWFANFVNYLSCGVFPSDLGYQQRKKFLHNVKFYIWEDLLLFKRCNDGLVRRCQRVGNISRKNEMPQQGILEIELFDVWGIDFMGPFPSSFGNKYILVGVDYVSKWVEAIASPTNDARVVMKFLKKFIFTRFGVPRAIISDGGSHFYNKQFEHLLKKYEVTHKVNGDV, encoded by the exons ATGAAAGAAGTAGTGAAAAAAGAAGTCTGGAAATTGCTTGAAGCTGGGATCATTTATCTTATTTATGACAATAGTTGGGTCAGCCCAGTTCATGTAGTCCCTAAGAAAGGAGGGGTGACCattgtgaaaaatgaaaataatgagttgatACCTACTAGAATTGTCACAGGATGGaggatgtgcatagactataggaagcttAATAGTGCCACTAGGAAAGACCATTTTCCCTTGCCTTTTAtttaccaaatgttagaaag AGGAATTGAAGTGGACAAAGCCAAagctgaagtgatagagaagatgccTCCACCAACTTCAGTGAAGGGAATTAGAA GTaaaaagggagctgaaaatgttgtAGCGGATCATCTATCAAGGATTAAGTATGAGAGTAAAGATGGAAATGAAGAGgaattgccaattgatgagtttttctcaaATGAGCAGTTGCTAGTTGTTGTTGATGCATTGCCATGGTTTGCAAATTTTGTCAATTACTTATCATGTGGAGTTTTCCCATCAGATTTAGGCTATCAACAGAGGAAGAAATTTTTGCATAATGTGAAATTTTATATATGGGAGGATCTATTGTTAtttaagagatgtaatgatggcctAGTTAGAAG ATGTCAAAGAGTGGGGAATATTTCAAGGAAAAATGAAATGCCACAACAAGGaattttggagattgagttatttgatgtttggggcatAGATTTCATGGGACCATTCCCATCATCTTTTGGGAATAAATACATTTTGGTAGGTgtggattatgtgtcaaaatgggttgagGCCATTGCTTCCCCTACGAATGATGCAAGGGTAGTAATGAAATTTTTGAAGAAGTTTATTTTCACTAGATTTGGAGTGCCAAGAgctataatcagtgatggtggatcTCATTTCTACAATAAACAGTTTGAACATCTTTTAAAGAAATATGAGGTTACTCATAAG GTTAATGGTGATGTTTAA